In Strigops habroptila isolate Jane chromosome 6, bStrHab1.2.pri, whole genome shotgun sequence, a single genomic region encodes these proteins:
- the LOC115609805 gene encoding cysteine-rich venom protein TEL1-like: protein MDLLTAIIFLAALLHQSDGQDVKYKQVDVSSFSHFSFQNQKDILERHNEIRRSVVPTARNMLKMVWSEKAARNAQKWANRCEMKISPKDQRIINGATCGENVLLSSYPRTWSEVIQVWNSQSSNFKYGYGATTKNVNIESYTQLIWYNSYQIGCAVAYCPMNPFNYFYVCQYCPPGNNAMQIATPYRSGPKCAECPGHCDRGLCTNPCKYQDFFGNCRNLKMLFSCNHSLVKAKCPATCGCTTQII from the exons atGGATCTACTAACTGCAATAATTTTCCTGGCTGCATTGCTGCACCAATCTGATGGGCAG GATGTAAAGTATAAACAAGTGGACgtttcctccttttctcatttttcatttcaaaaccaaaaagatatCCTTGAGCGACACAATGAAATACGGAGATCTGTAGTTCCCACAGCCAGGAACATGCTGAAAATG GTGTGGAGTGAGAAAGCTGCCAGAAATGCTCAGAAATGGGCAAATAGGTGTGAGATGAAAATCAGCCCAAAAGATCAGAGAATCATTAATG GTGCCACCTGTGGTGAGAATGTATTACTATCATCTTACCCAAGAACATGGTCTGAAGTAATTCAAGTCTGGAACAGTCAGTCCTCCAATTTCAAGTACGGATACGGAGCAACCACAAAAAATGTCAATATCGAGAGCTATACCCAG ctaATCTGGTACAACAGTTACCAGATTGGATGTGCAGTTGCCTACTGTCCTATGAACCCGTTCAACTACTTTTATGTTTGCCAATACTGTCCTCC aggaaataatGCAATGCAAATAGCTACACCTTACAGAAGCGGACCAAAATGTGCAGAATGCCCTGGCCATTGTGACAGAGGACTTTGCA CCAATCCTTGCAAGTATCAAGACTTCTTTGGAAACTGCAGAAATCTGAAGATGTTGTTTAGCTGTAACCATTCACTGGTGAAGGCAAAGTGTCCTGCTACCTGTGGTTGTACCACTCAAATCATATAA